In Papaver somniferum cultivar HN1 chromosome 9, ASM357369v1, whole genome shotgun sequence, the genomic stretch TTGTCCGAGTTAGATAGGTGATAAACTGATCTCGAATAACAGATCCGGAAAAGTATCGGCAGCTTCTGCACCAAACAAGGGTCTCATGTTTGCGGAGTCTTCTCTTGACAATTGCTTACCAGCACTGGACGAACATGGCTCCATAGCTAAGTAAAGATTTATGGAAACTTAAGAAGGTAAAAGGGTGATGAGACTAGGGGAAAGAGAAAGAGAGCTTCTGAAGCAAAACGAAGGAAAAGAATATAAATGATAACATGAGGAGAAAGAAATTTATACTAGAAATAATGGAAAGACGAAGGGTCAAGACGTTTGAGGGAAAATGGTGATGATAGAGAGGAGAACACGTGTCAGACAATCAGGACGAAAAATGAAGAGGTGGAAAGAGGAGGAGACGTTGGATCCTCCTCTCGGGGTTAATCCTGCTGACCATCGTTAAATCTCACAGCAAGTAAGACTAGGGTCATGACCGCATACATCGGTGATACACCGTAAGGGTGAGAAAACAAAAGGAAAGGAAGGAAGCTCGATGGACTTCATGAATCCATGATATGAGCAACACGAGGTCAATAGTGATAAGGGGCTTCAGGAAAGTTCAACTGGAGGGGATGAAGGAAGATGACAAATTGACAAGGATAAAATCTAGGTGCCTATTGACTGTTGCCGAAATTATGAATCCGGAAAACAGTCACGGGGATAATGTAAGCACCCGGATTTGGCATAGCCGATGTTGCAAGAACGGGGGCATCGGATGACACAAAACCGAAACCATCATTAATGATGACGTGGCAAATGCGGTTGCCCCGAGCAAATGATTAGTGGTTGTCTAAATATACCTCATTGTAAAAGTACACGTGTACGGCTAATGATGAGAGTCTTGTAAAGGTACTAGGGCACACGTGTAAGGCATCCTAATGTCAGGCtttgcctataaaaggaggttAAATCTCTTAATTGACATGGAGCTTTTCAGAAAATTGTATTGTGTATTGAGATTAGTCCTTTTGTAACCCTTCGTCAATTTTGGGGTGTTTACAGTTAGTATGTAATGTGTATTGAGATTAGTCTCTTTGTAACCCTTCGTCAATTTTGGGGTGTCTACAGTAGGTGCAGAGCCTCCAATTCTGGATTTAGAAAAGGATGCAAGCGTGGCGAAGTGGCGATGGTTGCTTCAGTGTAAAATCATTATACTCTCATCAATTCATTGGTACTTCATCTCTCTTTGCTGTCACTTTCGTCTGGAACAACTCGATACTACCCAAGGTGAAGGCAATGAAGAGTCTCTAgaacctagttagtaagttcgcgaatgattcacgaatcattcgcgaatttttccgtatcatgaattttaccgtcttattcgcgtacgtttgcaactccgaacccaagtcgcgtattatgtggcattttcggattattcgcgaatcgttcacgaattttacgtatcccgaataatacgtccgcttaattcgctataaattctttagcttttacttttcaaagaccccattttttgggctttacagccttccgagcatacacgaccgaatattagacgtgttgtaatttttatgaaagaaaaacgactgaagagatttgaaggtgagagagatctcaaactcactaaccaagcatctaaaccaccatacgacgtcctcttggataactaatgttgtatatattattaatatcatcatattaagtttattttttctttaaataactcacacatatgcataaaaattggtctatgaccttataaatacaaattatttgttatatatagataccgaattttcagagccgaactcacatttataaatcgaattatacacgtacgtatgccgttccgaattactagcgaatcacgtcccgttgaccggattttggaccgaatctggattttacaaaaccgtataatactcgtacgtttgccgttccgtacgtttgccgaatcccgaattgctaactaggctctaGAACATGTTTTGTTGTATTGGAAAGCAACAAGAAGGGTTTGGTCGAGTCTAACCCCCAAAAGGATTGGTCTTGGGCGTTTCCTAGAAGGGTACATTGTTGGCAGTAAGGGCTTGTCCCAAGCTGGTCGCTTTATTTGGACAGTTATTCCGGCTGCTGGGGTCCTACTGTTAAAACAGTATCGAGCGCAAGGTCGCTGCTGTTAACTGATTAAAGCTGCTGCTCATACTATATACTGGCTCACCTTCTCGCTCAATGATTTAGAACGGGACTAGTtttttgaattctctttctcTTGTACATTTTGTATATTCTCCTAATCTCTAATAGTATCTTCCCTTTCAATCGAAAAGATATTCTCCTAATCTCTAATAGTATCTTCCCTTTCAATCCAGAAAACAATAATAGATCTCAGAGGAGGAGGCCTGAGATTGTGCTTTATTAAGAAGCTACAATTTTATTTTCCCAACAGTTTCAAACATGAAGCAGCTTTACAATTCCCAAAATCTGCTGCATGATCGTTTCATGTAACTGACAACCATCAGTCTTGCCACCAGAGCTTCGCCAGTATGATATAAATGTTAAATTGGACATTTACAAGCAAAAATGTGCTCAGACTTGATTTGTCTGAGCTTATATCTCTCTCCTTATACATAGATATACTTTAGTATATGAATGTGCATAGTTACGCACAAGATCTCCATATCCTTCCTTCAAAAGAAATGACGATGACAGAAACATCATCATGGTATCGTCTACGATCCCCTTGTGGTATTTCAAGCAACTCATGAAAGTCCAAACCTGTGGTCAAAGAAAAATGCATAAGCAAATTATGTTAGAATAACTGTGCTTTTAGTTTCCGAATATAATTTGTTAAGATTTCAAGCCTTACCAGCTCTTCTTGCTGCACGAAACATTACTTCTTCAATTAGATGTTGTGCAGGATCTCCTTCAGGAGATGAAGCAATGAACGACTCAACTTCAGAGACTGCTTCTTCATTGGTGAAGTATTGATAAAGACCATCTGAAGATAATATCAAAAATCTGTCTCTATGGCCTAGTCTATGATGGTAGAGAGACGGCAAACAGTTGATGTATGGAGAAGTGCCTACAAAATCAATTCTGAACACTTGAAGAAGTGCATTGTTCCACTTGGGCTGCACAAATATACAAATCAATATTCAGATGTAACTACTAAATCTTCATAAAAGTGTTTTTTTTGTTGAACCGGCTAAACATAAATGTTTCACAACATGCATAATAAACTAAATGTACCTGTTTGAGAAAGCCAGCACCGAAAGCTCGAGTAACCTTCAATGAGCCTTTGACACGATCATTTACAATTGCACATGAATCATCCGGATGTTCGTTTTTTATTCTCTGAACCTCCTGTAATGAAATCACACAATTAAGTCATGAAAATGCTCAACAACCAACCACAACTTGTAACAGTTCTATTCGGTAATTGGATGGCAGCATCAGAAATTGAAAGAAATAGAAAGTAGTGAAATTCTCACCTCTGTTTCGGAAGTGCTATGATCTGTCGTAAGCTGATGAGCAGTTAATGCCGGTAATGCACCATACTGATCCTCGTCGCAGGATTGAAGATCAAGTTGAGTTTCCTCCTTGATTTGATCCAGATCACTGCAAGTTTTCCCTAGCCCAATATCGGGCTCGGGTTTATTAGCTAAAACAGCACGACTATCTCCAACATTCATCAAATAAACATCCTCGCCCTTCATCAGCATTACCAATAAACAAGAACCCATAAGAGCTAATTCAGGGTTCTTCATAAACATCTTATCTGCAATATCCAAGTAAGCTTCTTCTGTTTCTTTCAAGGCTCTCGAAAGAGCTTTCAATACATCGGGATGATTAACATTTTTCATCCCTTCTGAACTAGGCCTATTCAAACCTTCCTTCAACTTCCTATCTAATTCCATTCTCTCCCTATCCCATTCACATTTCCACCTTCTCTGAATTTCCTCATTTTTCAATGCCCCTCGAAGTTTTCTCTTTGAATTCTTACCCCTTCCTAACTTCGAATGAAAATAAGCCTCTTCCAATCTGGATGGATGCTTCTCTGGGCCGTCTACACACTGAGAACAACTCTCAAGTCTCTCACTAGTTCTTTCTAATTCATCAACTTGAAACGAACCCACTTGTTCATTACTCAAATCAGCAGCATCTGATTCCTCTTCCAAATTGTCTTCCCATAAAAGTCCCTTGAGTTCTTTATGAACAGCAGGGTACAAATTAGTCAGAAGATAGTCGGTAGCATCAGGACCATTAAATCCATCATAAATACCAACAAAAACCCATCCATGCTCTTCAGAAATCACAAGTTGGATTCTATCTTCACCAGCTTTGCCTTGTGCCCATTGAACATTCTGACTTTCATATGATTCATTAGAATCCAAACTATAATCACTACTTAAATTTGTAGTACTACTTATAGTGAGTTCATTAATCATAACATTTCTTTCAGACCCAACAATCCAATCCAATTCTTTAACAGAAACAACCCCTTTATCGACAGGAGCAACAACCGGTTTTCGGCTTCGAGAACCAGAAATTCTCTTAGAAATAGCTCTTTTCAGATTCTTAACAAAACACCCTTTATTCAATTTCTTGGGTTCATAAGAAGaaaaatttctttgaaattgatcaGACAACTTTTTTTCTATAGGACCTGAAAATACACCTCTTTCAAGGGGGCCAGACATGAACCCACGTTCTAATGGACCGGAGAAAAACCCTTTATCAAGAGGACCAGAAGAACAAGAATTTCCTCTTTCCATagaatttagaaaatattttggaattgGTTGTAATGGAATTGAGGTAAAAGAATTGGAACTTTCAAAAACTGAAGCTCTATCAataaaattattatatgaatataGATCAATAAAAGATGTAGAAAGAGGTGTAGATGTGTTAGCACTTACTGATGCACCTGATATTGATCTAAATATTGTTGATTCTTCTTCTGATGAATGGATTTTTGAACATGGATTTGTTGGTCTTACATAACAAAATGAATGACCCAATCCTTCATCATATGGTTCTGGAGTTATTATCACTTCATTTTTCCCATTACCTCCACTGAAACAAACACCAAGCTTTCCACAGCCGTTACCCATTGAAACAAAAACACACAGTTTTGAAACTTTTGATCGCAAAATTTATATCTCAAACCTATTTCTCATAGCAAATACACAAATATTGAAGTTCTGACTATTGGAAGTAGTAGAGAGAGAATGAGTTGACCTTTGGTGATATCAAGTTTTATTTCTTAAAGCTTTATGCTCACTTTTTCACGTGAGATGGTTGACTTTAATCATGGTTTGTAAGTAAAACCACGAGTTGGGTTAGAATTCAAAGCAATGAAGTGAATcatccgtcagatcgaagcatatATGATGGATTTACTGACACGTGGCATCGTGGGTTAGACGTGTATGACGGTGGTTTTGTGTTTTGACTTTTAGCTTAACCAGGTTTTTGTGGGGAATCAAAATTTCTGAGAAATACTCGGATCGTTTATGGATTTACAGATGTACCCTTTTAGTGTAGTTGACTTTTAGTGGAATGTATACTTATTCTTTTCAACTACGCCACGGAAACTCAAAACGGCGTTTGGTACATTTTTTAGAGCCGCACAAAAACTAATCTATCAAACCGAACCGTCCGAACATGATGAAATTATGAGTTTTTAAACCAACCTGCCAGTAGTGTGTCGGTACATGGTTATGCATCTAAAAACCCGATACAGATGAATCATTTTGTGGTGTGATGCTAGAACCGATCGTAAAAATCGGTAATGTtgattgtttaacttgtttttgttGGAAGTACTGTTGTTAGTATTGAACTTTGAGCAATCCTCATCGAAATTCTATGCTTTGGCTTTTCCCACCGATCCAATCCACTTTTTATTCAACCTATATAAACGGACAAGTGAGTCTGTCCGTTTCCATTTCTTAagttttgaattttcttttccaAGTTTACCCCTTAATCCAAGTTAGTTACCAACCATAGTTAAGCTAATTTGGGTTTGTGAGGTTTACCCGGATAGAAAATGGATACTAGTTTAGAGAGAGAGTTATATCCCAATTCTTCTATCCCTCTcactatttttcttttagtttctcTATTCCACTTTCTCCTCCCTCTTCTCCCTCTTAACGATTCTGCATATTGATCCTACATGTAAACATAAACAACCAAATACTTACCTTGATCTAGCTTAGTCATTTCTAGCTTCGACTCTAATCCATAGGGTGTTTGGTTCTCTGTTGCATTATTGCCCCTGTTTATTAGATAGTATGTTCAAACATGATTACCAATAAATTAGAAGTCAGCTAATAAAATAAGAGCATGAAACTGTAATATACCTTCATCCAAACAGCATTTGTTTGGAAAGAACACCCTCATTTTTTAACCATTTAGGCCTCCATATGGTGCAAGAACAAAATGGTTTTCAGTATCGAGAAAACAGCCTCGTCGGGCATAGTGTGTGCGGCGAAGTTCAGTCTAACACAGTAGTATAAATTAAAGGGGTATTGCTTCAAGTACTAAAGTTTTTGATGGGTAACTCTATTGGAGGGTCGTATAAATTTTACCAGGTATGCCAGCCATTCCTTACTATTAAAAAATTTGGGACCTTATTCTCGAAAAAGCTCAAACTTTTTGATGGGTAAATTTGCTGGAGGGTCGTATAAATTTAACTAGGTACGCCAGCCAGTCTCTATTATTAAAAATATTGGGTGCAGTGTTTTAGTTTCTAATGGAAAAGTATATCGCTTTTCGGGTATCCGTGTACTCCAACTTGCCGGTGGATCACATGAGCTATTCTAGGTACTGTTTTTATTATGAACTTCTATTGTAATAGCAGTGTTGTAGtaataggaagaaaaaaaatatctaaaatcgTGTACAGTTACTGCCCACTTTTAACAACACCATTCTATCTGGGTAAGCATATATACCAATCATTTACTTGAATGGAAATATTACAGGCTTGGTTCAATCATTTACCAACATGTAAGAAACAATCAATTCACAGAGTATCAATAGTATCAATGGGTTAGCATCAAATGGTAAACTGTAATAGGATACACTcaaataaaatggaaaaattCAAACTAAAATGAAGACTGGATTTGTCCAGAGATAAAATGCACCAAATAGCTCATGTGATCCACTGGTGCT encodes the following:
- the LOC113314220 gene encoding probable protein phosphatase 2C 4, with the translated sequence MGNGCGKLGVCFSGGNGKNEVIITPEPYDEGLGHSFCYVRPTNPCSKIHSSEEESTIFRSISGASVSANTSTPLSTSFIDLYSYNNFIDRASVFESSNSFTSIPLQPIPKYFLNSMERGNSCSSGPLDKGFFSGPLERGFMSGPLERGVFSGPIEKKLSDQFQRNFSSYEPKKLNKGCFVKNLKRAISKRISGSRSRKPVVAPVDKGVVSVKELDWIVGSERNVMINELTISSTTNLSSDYSLDSNESYESQNVQWAQGKAGEDRIQLVISEEHGWVFVGIYDGFNGPDATDYLLTNLYPAVHKELKGLLWEDNLEEESDAADLSNEQVGSFQVDELERTSERLESCSQCVDGPEKHPSRLEEAYFHSKLGRGKNSKRKLRGALKNEEIQRRWKCEWDRERMELDRKLKEGLNRPSSEGMKNVNHPDVLKALSRALKETEEAYLDIADKMFMKNPELALMGSCLLVMLMKGEDVYLMNVGDSRAVLANKPEPDIGLGKTCSDLDQIKEETQLDLQSCDEDQYGALPALTAHQLTTDHSTSETEEVQRIKNEHPDDSCAIVNDRVKGSLKVTRAFGAGFLKQPKWNNALLQVFRIDFVGTSPYINCLPSLYHHRLGHRDRFLILSSDGLYQYFTNEEAVSEVESFIASSPEGDPAQHLIEEVMFRAARRAGLDFHELLEIPQGDRRRYHDDVSVIVISFEGRIWRSCA